The Winslowiella toletana region TAAAAAGGACTCATCCGATCCAAAGATTCTGGCAAAATATCAATCACTGGCATCAGACTATCAGGTATATCGGCAAACGCAATCGGGAGTGGTAAAAAGCTACAAGGATGTCGCAACCTCGATTATTGCTAACTTCAGATAAGATCTGAGTTTCTGGAATGAATCATGCTAACTATCGCCCTTGAAAAAACCGGAATGACGCAAAATTTGAGTAATGATATGGCAACCGAGTCACTTGAAGGATTACTCAGGCAAGCCTATACCCAGCATGTTGCAGTGGAATATCAGGATAAAATGGCCGTGCTGACCAGTGCTAACGATCCGGTTAAATCAACAGATATTGATGAAATATATCAGTATCAGCTAAAAACATCAGAATATAATATTAAAATTTCGCTTTACTCAATTTTGACAAGAAAAGCAGTCACGGCTGTCGATACGTTAATTCGTGCTTAATTATGAGGATGCTAAAAGTGACTTTACTTGCCACATTGCTGCTTATAAGTGGATGTAAAGAAGAAGCCTTGCTAAATGGTCTGAATCAAAACCAGGCTAATGAAGTTGTCGCACTGTTGCAGAAAAATAATATCGAAGCCAGAAAACGAAATATTGCCAAGTCCGGATACAGTGTCTATGTTGGTTTACGAGATTTTTCGGCAGCGGTAGACCTGACAACGATATATGATTTACCATCAAAACCACGGGTGGAAATAGCAGAGATGTTTCCGAGTGATGCATTGATCTCTTCGCCTCGTGCTGAAGTGGCGAGGATTTATTCTGCCATTGAGCAGCGGCTAGAGCAGACGCTTAACCAGATAAGTGGTGTTGTCTCATCGCGCGTCCATGTCAGTTATGATATCAGTAACACAGATGCAGAGAAAAAAGGCAAACCAATGCATTTAGCTGTTTTATTACGTTATGACACCGCTAATAACGCGCCAGCAAATTTGATTGCCGATGCAACTCGGTTATTAAAGAACAGTTTTTCGAATGTTGATTATGATAACATTTCGGTGGTGATGACGCCGGCACCGGATGCGTATCAACTGCCTCCGGTACAGACGAAAAAAGATAACGTACAATTTAAGATGGTAGGGTTATTTTTAGGCGTGATTTTAACGATGTTCATCATTGTTTATATTTTAGATAAAAATGGTCTAGTCAGAAAAATCAAGATAAATAAGAAAGTGTAGTGTACTATGAAATATTCTATTTGCTCTGAAAGAATTATTTCTGATCCAGTGTCATGGATTCACTCTTCAAGAACTGGATTACCGGATTTATGCTGTGAAGGTATTCCTCGTGGAATTATTAATAAAACATTAGTACGTCAGTTTTCACTTGATGAAATTCACCGTCTTGAGAGTGGCGTGGGTATCATTCAGGTGGTTGTCGATAACTGGTATCTGTTGCGTGAGGCCGCATGGAGTATGGCTTGTCAGCGATATCGGGCATGGATTTTACAAAATAAGGCTCAGGATTTTCTGACGCCAAAAGCGCGATCTTTTATGATGCTCAACATTGTACCGGCTGGTTTACCTCGCAAAGAAAAAGTTGAGGAAATAAAAATATGGCAACTGGCTTATGCAGAACTGACGCCTCTTAATGCCTTATTACCTGACGCGCTAATCAAACGCATCAGATTATTGTTTCCTGAAGGCATAAGTGATGTTTCAGTGGAAAGACAGTCAGAGTTTGATTCTGTTTTGTTTTTGATGGCGGTTCAGCATGCAAAAAAATTTACAGTCACACTTTGAACTGGCGGCGATTGAGGATACATTACTCACCCGTGACTATCTTGCTGCCAGAAAACGAACGAATAATATTGATGCTGTAGCCAGAGAACAAGCGAAGAAAATTATCAATCAGGCATGGCAACAAAGTGACGAAATAAAAAAGGAATCTTTTAGCCAAGGCTTCGAGGCTGGGTTTATTCACTGCATTAGTAATATTGTCGCCCATTTTAATGCGATAAATCAAGAGCAAAAGAGACTCGAATCGGTACTTGCAGAAAGAATCATCTCCATGTTGCAGGCAACATTCAGAGATAATGATTTATTTCTGAGTATCGTTATCGACTGGTATGAAAGAAATAAAATATCGGGACATGATGAGATATTGCTGACTATGCCGCTGGGCCATAAAAAATTGGCAGCACAACTCTGTGAACGATTACGACCTCAGATCTTGATTGAGCCAAAAGTTGCGTTCCATGCTTATGATTTTTACCAGGTGAAAACAGGCGATCAGATTATTGAATTTAACTCAGAGGAATTTACATCCGCTCTTATTAAACATCTGGTTTACGAAAATGATGATATTCGCAACAGAATTAGTAACATAAGCGCCAGTTCGCGTGAACTGCTTAAATCTCTTTTACTATAATAATACGGAAAAAAATGGATATTCTAATCAGTAATCTAACCAGTCATATTGATGTAATGGAAGATCTGCCGGTCAGCACTCCAGAGCAGACGATTATGGATTTGATGATGCAAGGAATGATAGACCGCTGGCGCAGTGAAATTCTGTTATCGGAAGGTGGAGTAAGCGAAGAGAGTAAAATCGAGTGGTAGTCGGTAATAAATTTTTTATTAACTGGTTAATATTGACTCTGCTGCTGATTCTCACGGCAGGCTGCGGGATAGCTAATCCTTCAGCAATGGCCGATCGCAACAAGGGGGAGTGCGTTGATATCTCACCTGAAACTGTCGGTACCATTACGGCTGAAAGACACTATGAATATATGATCAACTGTATCAGAATGAAGCATTATGCGAATGCTTCATCACATTATGCTATTGCTGGGGTACAAACCTGGCGCGATTATTTGGCCAGTCCAGGGGCTGCCAGTAAACAGCGTCATCAGACTGAACTGCGTAAACAGTTAGGCAAGTTAAATGATAAAGAAAGGAAAGTTTTCTGGGATAAACTTAATGTCACACTGCGTGATGATGAAAAATTACAACAACTTTGTCAGCTGCTGGAAATATCAGAGAGTAATCATCGCTCTAAAATTCTTTGGCACAAGGCGAAAAATGGTTATCTGCACTGTGAGCCAGCAACGGTATTCTGAATCCTGCATAATAGTCAGAGAAGTTACCTGAAAATATTTCTCTGCTTCCCTTCTTAAAATTCGATAAATTTACTACTTTTTATACTTCAATAATATTATATTTTGAATATATTAAGATTGTTCTTGATTGGCACCCCCATAAATCGATAATCACCGTATGATTTCACATTTTAACTGATGCCGTTATGTTATCTTTTTTACAGTCGAGCATCTGTATATCACGTCATCTTCTTAAGAAGAGTGTATATAACAGTTGATAACATTTGTTAGAAAAATTTGTTTAACAAAAAATGGATAAATTGACATGGAAAATTATCGTTTCAGTGACTTTACACTTTGCGGTGATCAAGTACTGTATCACAAAGACAGGATTGTCACTGTTCCCCCCAAGGAAATGGCTGTATTGCTATTATTGGTTAAACATGCGGGAGAGGTGATTACTAAAGATCATATCATTCGGGAGGTGTGGAAAGGTGGTGAGGTATCAGATGAATCTCTCTCACGCTGTATTTATGTGTTGAGGAAATTATTGGGAGAAAGTTCGACATATCGTTATATTAATACGGTCTATGGCAAAGGTTATCTTTTTGTCATGAATGTGACCAGGGTAACGCGGCAGTCAGCTAAAGAGCCTCCTGAGCAGAAAGATACGCTGGCTATCTTCCCCTTTGTCATGCAGGACAAAACGTTGTCGATGATAATCTTTGATTTTATCATTAATCATAGTGCTATTTTCGAAGAAAAAGGTTTTCGCTTTTTACCGGCGGCATTAACGGTCAACAGCAATAATCTGACAGATAGCTTTAATAATTTAAGAGCGACCGGGGTACGCTATTTTCTTACCGGGATAGAACTCAAAACTGGCTCAGATACGGTGATAAAAGTTGAGCTGATTGACAGTGCTTTACTGACGGTAGTTTTTCGTGATTCAGTGGTGCTTTCTGACGATAACTCACTTAATCTGGTCAGGTTTAATAATATTATTTCTCTACTTTTGCATAAAATATCACATTGTGAAAAGAAAGAGTTTGCTAAAGCTTTAGTTTCAGCCAATAACAAACTCTGTCAGATAAAAAATAATTATAATAATTATTCTTTCTTTTTGTTTGAGTCGTACAAAAACGTCGACTCACACTCTTTGCTGCTTGATAACTACGATACTGTGACCCTGTGCCACCTTGCCGGGTGCTACTTTTCACTGGCCAGTTTGGGACTGATGAAGTATGAAAAAGCTGAGGAGATAATCAACGTTATCACTGATAAAGTGCTGGTCGAGGAGCCTTGCAATGCCCTTGCTATTTCGATGAAAACCCTTATTTGCCGCGATAATTACACTAAGCAGAAAGAGTCAGATTTTCAACTGGCAATTATTCTTTCGCCCTTAAGCGCCGAGGTCTATTACTACTACTCCTGCTGTTTGGTTCAGAATCAGGAATATGATAAAGCTCAGATTATGACGGGTGTCGCACTTTCTCTGAATCCTGATTTCTTCGCAGCTAAAATTTTGTATGCAGTGATTCTGACTCTGAGTGGAGATGCCGCTGCTGCTATTGCCTATGCGACTGAAATGAAAGGTCGCGATAGTTCATGCGACATCATTATTAATTGCCTGCTGGCGATTCTTTTTTCTCGTACAGAGCAGATGGATAAAGCGGTAGCCTGCATACTTGAAGTGCAGCATTACCGCGATTCTTGTGCCTTTGTCGGCTGTTGCTATGCTGCGGTGATGGTCAAGCAGGGAGGCGATACGCTAAAAACGCTTAAGCGTTTACAGAATATGCCACAAAAATCGCTGCCTAAAAAATCTGTCTACTGGATGCCATTATTCGACTGAATGAGTTCTTGCTGTTATTGATTAACTCATAGCCACTCTGTCGTCTCCTCCTGCAAATTGATTTTCTTAACGGCTGTTAATTTGCAGGGGCTTTTTTATCAACATTTTCTTGTTGCTGCTCCACCTCTTAATTAAAACTGAGCGAAATATGATAGCTCAATGACTTTATTAAATATAAAATTATATTCAATAAAATAATTCAAGAGGAGTTTTATATCTACTAAATGATAAATTAATATTTATTGTTAACAATAGTCGGCTGCTTTCCGCTAACAATAAGAAAGGAAGCTGTCTATTGAGGTTATAAATCGGGAGCTTTTTATGTCAATTATCGATTCTTTTAGTACCGCAGTGGTGCAGAGTTCGCCTGTTAGCTCTGACCATCCTGCGATATCGCAGTTAGCGATTAATCTAACCTCTGCAAAGAATGAACAGATCAATTTAAAACCTTTACTCCTGTCCACCGTTGCCTCCGGTTCTGCGCTCAGTACTCATCCTGCTACCGATCCACCCGTTCCAACCGGCAGCCGTTTTTACCAGGCAGTGGTCGATATAAAAAACTTTATCCAGAACTGGGGGCCTAATCATCTGATACTGCAATGTGGTCCACAAATCAAGCACCCCGCAACCGGCATCGATTTTAAATTCACTCCTACCCTGGTATTAGCAAGCGATCATGTGGAAGGTTATCTTTGGCATACCGAAGTGGGAACGGTAATTCCAATGGGTTCTGACTATGTTAATGGCTATGCTCTGGGCGTTAATCAACAGGGCATTGAATTCAATTGGTGTGATCGAACTCTCACTTATAACCGGCAACAGCTGGGAAGAGTGGAGCTGGATATTCCTTACGGTAAATCCGGTTTGCAGTTTACTGTGGCGGTAGAGCTGGGAATGACCAGTAAAACCCGAACGCTGTTCAGATCATTGCAACATGCGGTACAGGATACGATTACCCAGGTACCGGCTGCGACTTTGTTGCTGACTCGTGCTTATCATCAGCTGGGGATTATTGGTTCGATTATTGGCTTACTGTCCATTCCTTCTGTCATGGATAAAATCGTGGAATGGGCAATTCCCGGTGGTAACGAACGGGATAATTATCTCTGGTTCGGCTTATCTATTGGCTATGCGGATTATAATGGTAACGTAGCGCCCAATCTAAATGAGTATGATGATCCGTCGTTGCCTGGGGTTAATATACTGGCCACTTCTTATCTGCGTCATGGGGAAGCGATGAGTTATGACTTCCAGACCAAAAAAGTCACCCTTCCCTATGGGATACGTAAGATATTGGGGAATTCTTATCAGTCATCCGCTGATTTTATCAAGAATGCTTTACATAGCCGCGATCTTCTTAGTCGGGACCTCGTTCAATCGCATAAAAACGGAAAGATTACCGCTGAGGTGAAAGATTTTATTATCGATATTGCCGATGAAATAATTTTAAAGGCGAGTAGTGGTGTTGAAGTTCGGCAGAATATTCAATCCAAAGCGGAAATTGATGAGATTGATAATGCTTTCTCATTTATAGAAGATGAAGTGATTAAATTCGAAATTAATCAATTTTCAGTGGAGAAAATCGCACAAGAAATCGCGAGGCGTAAGCAGTGTTACGTCGTATTGAATAAAGAAGGTGAGGTGAGGATAGTGATCGACAGAAATGGCAATCATACAGAAGAAAGTCTTATTGAATCCGGATTTGGTGTCATCGTTATCGGTGCGGATAGTATTGTCGAAATGACATCCAGCCTTATTGTAAATGAATTCGCCATGACCAAAGGTTACAGTAACTATGATTTACTTAATACGTTAGAAATTGCCGTTAACTGATTAAACTGGTTATTAAATAATAACTTCACCCTTCGCTAATGTGGGCCGACGAGTGATACTAAATCATCCCTGTATTACAGGCTATGCATCGACGCATAGCCTGTTGGGTGACACCGGATGGCTTAACGCATGGTGACAAATTCTTCCGAACCAGTCGGATGGATAGCAACGGTATTGTCGAAGTCTTTCTTGGTTGCGCCCATTTTCAGCGCTACCGCGAAGCCCTGCAACATTTCATCCATACCATAACCAATACCGTGAATGCCGACGATCTTTTCGTCTTTGCCGACGCACACCAGCTTCATACGGCAAGGCTGGCGATGCTGAGTCACCGCGGTGTACATGGCGGTAAACGACGATTTATAAACTTTGACTTCGTCGTCGCCATACTGTTCACGCGCTTGCGGTTCACTCAGGCCGACAGTACCAATCGGTGGATGGCTGAATACCACGGTTGGCACATTGCTGTAATCCAGGTGCTCATCTGGCTTGTTATTAAACAGGCGCTCTGACAGACGACGACCAGCAGCAACGGCGACCGGTGTGAGCTCTACTGCGCCGGTGTTATCACCTACCGCATAGATCCCTTTGACGTTGGTATTCTGGAACTTATCGACGTTGATATAGCCTTTATCATTCAGCGCCACGCCAGTCACTTGCAGATTGAGGTTATCGGTCGCAGGCTCACGGCCAATCGCCCATACCAGACAATCAACGGTATGCTGTTTGCCATTTTCCAGCGTCAGCGTCAGGCTGCCATCGGCATTTTTCACAATCGCTTGCGGGATCGATTCGGTATGCAACGCCGGGCCTTCGGCGTTCATCACTTCGACCAGCGTATCCACAATCAGCGGATCAAAACTACGTAGTGGTGCGTGTTTACGCACGAACAGATGGGTTTCAGAACCCAGCGCGTTAAGCACACCGGCAATTTCTACCGCGATATAACCGGCACCCACTACCGCAGTGCGTTTTGGCAGAGCATCCAGCTCAAAGAAGCCATCGGAGTCGATACCGTGTTCCGCACCCGGAATATTCGGATGACTTGGGCGGCCACCGGTGGCGATTAGAATATGGTCTGCTGTAATGGTTTCACCGTTTACTTCCACGGTGTGCGCGTCAACAAAACGGGCAAAACCTTTAATCACATCGACCTTGTTTTTGCCTAATACGTTGTCGTATGAGGCATGAATGCGGTCGATATAGGCGCTGCGGTTTTTAACCAGGATATCCCAGTTAAACTGGTTAACGGTGGTATCAAAACCATAATCCGGGCCATATTGATGGATAGCTTCGGCGATCTGAGCAGCGTGCCACATCACTTTCTTCGGCACGCAACCCACGTTGACGCAGGTGCCACCAAGATCTTTTGCTTCGATCAGCGCACATTTCTGTCCGTACATGGCCGCGCGGTTAATGGAGGCGATTCCGCCGCTGCCGCCACCGATTGCAAGGTAATCATAATGTCTGGTCATCGAATCTGTTCCATAAGTTGAGTAGGAAATTGCCATAGAGTGTAACGCCACTCGCCGTATTGCCGCAAAGTTTGCGTCTATGGTTGTGATAGGGTAGGAATTAACTGGCTTAATATAGCCGATTCGATCTGCTGATTTAATGAGTAAAACTGGAATCATTACATGGAACTGCTTTTCCTCGGCACCTGTGCCGGTACTCCCAGCCGGGAGCGAAATGTCACTTCAATCGCGCTGACGCTGGGCAACAGTGGCAGCGGAGGTTACTGGCTATTTGACTGCGGTGAGGGCACGCAGCATCAGATGATGCGCAGCCCGTTAAAGCCGGGGAAAATGGAAAAAATCTTTATCACTCACCTGCATGGCGATCATATTTTTGGTTTGCCGGGTCTACTGACCAGCCGTTCAATGGGCGGCGTAACTGAGCCTTTGACCATTTATGGCCCGGTGGGGATTAAGGCTTTTGTCGACACCACGCTGAGCCTCAGCGCTTCTTATGTCACTTTTCCGCTGGAGATTATCGAGATTAGCGCCGGAGAAGTGTGTGATGACGGCCAGATACGTGTTACTGCATGGCCGATGTCACATGTGATTGAGTGTTATGGATACCGTATTGAACAACATGATAAACCGGGTGTGCTGGATGCCGCGCGTTTAAAAGCGGATGGTATTCCGGCTGGCAACTGGTTCCAGCGCCTGAAGCGTGGCGAAACCGTGGTGCTGGAAGACGGGCGCCAAGTTTGCGGATGGGATTATCTTGGTCCCTCAATTAAAGGTAAATCGCTGGCGATATTCGGTGATACTGGGCCAACGCCGGTAGCCAGCGAACTGGCGGCAAATGTTGATGTGATGGTGCATGAAACCACCCTGGAGGCTTCGATGGCGGAAAAAGCCAACGGACGCGGTCATTCGACTACCGTTCAGGCAGCAAACGCGGCAAAACTGGCGGGGGCGAAGCGGCTGATTGCTACGCATTTCAGTGCACGCTACGGCTTTGCCGACAGTGAAAGGTTGCTGGCAGAGTGCCGGGCGATTTTTCCTGCCACTGAGCTGGCGAGAGATTTTGCGGTGTTTAAAGTGTAACGGTTAGCGGCCAATCCGTTTATCTGGTTGATCCATAAGGTTCAAACCGGCTGAGCGGATTAGGGAAAGATAGTTTTAGCCCGCTCTTCAGGATCTTGCTTGTTAAAATGCCGATCTTTGGGATAGTACTGTCAGTCTCGGTTATAATCGACGTTTATTTTACATTACTGTTCATAAGGCATTCGAACTTGTAAAATTGTTGTGGCGTCTTATATAACGGTCTGGTACATGGCGGGTTCGTCCTGTTAAACACTCCCGGCTTAACCCCAGCCCAGTGCCTTATCGGCGAGGTGATCAACCCGCGCCAGCGGGCTACAGAATTCATTCGGATCGTAAAGCTGGGATATTTTAAACATACACCTGACTTATTATTAAATTAAGTGTCACTAATATTTCCAGCTTCAAATATCAACCTCTATTTCAATATTTTGAAAAGACCAGTTTTAATACCTGATTTAAAGAAATCCTCCAGCTCAGAAATGGTTATTTCTACAGGGGATTCAACTATACTTACTTCAGCAGGCCAACTGCCTGGCAAGTCAAGAACAAAAAAATAACAGTCAAATCCCAAGCCAACTCTTCCTTTTAAAAATTTGAATAACTTATCTCTAACTCTTTGAGCAACAGATACTAACCGTGTCGGTTTATTAAAAATATAAAATAATGTTGCATCCATTCTGGAGGATAAAATACTGCTCTCAACGTTAGCTCCTTTATACATAACAGACACCGTGCCTTCTGAAATCTCACCATCAATGGAGTAAACGTTAATATCCTTACACTGATCATGGTGCGTTCCATTTTTAGAACGTTGTTCAAAATATAATATAAAATAGCTCATTTAATCTTGCCCATAAAAAATATGCCCGTGGTTACTAAGATGTTGATTTGGATGCGCATGAGGTAATCGGCCTGCTGTTGATCCTGTTAATGGATTAACGTGAGGTGCATGCATCATGGGTTTACCGTGTTCAACAGCTCTGGCAATAGCTCTTGCTTCTTGTTTTGTAGAAACTAAAACATCTTCCCCATTACGTACACGCCTTATCACTTCCACCGGCAATTGCGGCGGAGCGACCGTTGATAAATACGTCTGGCGAGCCGCTACGAATGGTGCCCCTTTTACGCACTCTGCCCCTGCCGTTCTCACTCATTTCGCTACGTGCAGACTCGGCGGCCTCAACGGCCAGATAGCCAACCGCCAGGCTGGCGGCAACCAGTAGTGCTCCGGCTGCAATGCCACCGGCTGTTGCGATCAGGCCACCGACCAGTGTGCCAGCCAGCATCCCAGCCAGCGCATCTGAGTGGCCGATATCGTCCCCGATACGTGCTGCTTCATACATAGCAACAATCCCTGTTGTTAACGATGGAAAGCAAAGCTGCCAAGCAGGCTGCTGAACAGCTGAGTGTCAGAATCATTTAGCGGATTGGATTTGCTTAGGGTAAACACCAGCAGCTGCGTCTGCCCGACAGCAAATATCGCCTGTTGCTGCCAGATTCAGCGGCTATCGTAGCGATAGTTTGTGAGCGCACACTCACCAGGTAACAGTTGATCGCCCAGCCAGACGGGCTGGCGTTCCTGCAGTTTCCAGTCGGTCAGTTGCTGATTCAGCAGTAATAGCTGGCGATCGATATAGGCTGCCGCCGTCTCGCCGTCAGCCAAAATATCGCGGGAGATATTAACGCCCGGCGCGGCGGGTTGTTCAGAGATAAAAACATTTACCGTCCGGTCCTGATAACCTTCCGGCAGAATCACGCTACCGTGATTAAAGCGGCAATATTGTGGCGTGGTTTTCATTGCGCAGCATCCTTGTGCTCCTGACAGGTAAAGCCCCTGAAAGATTACGCAAAATTACTATTTTTAACGGGCGGAAGTTTCGAGCGGGATCGAATAACGGGCAAAAAAAATCCGCCAGCAGCGTGCTGGCGGATGCTTATCGATTCAAACCGTGGTCAGTGATTATTCCGGGACAAGCATATTGACGCTGGTATGGCCGGTGCCGGCAGGAACCAGCGTTTTATGCAACCACGGCAGCAGGTCGCGCATCTGCTTTTCCAGTTTCCACGGTGGGTTAATCACGATCATTCCGGAAGCGGTCATGCCGCGCTGATCGCTGTCCGGACGCACCGCCAGTTCAATCTGCAGAATATTACGAATGCCAGTGGCTTCCAGATCCTTACACATACGCTTAATTTGCTGGCGTAGTACCACCGGATACCACAGGGCGAACACGCCGGTACCAAAACGTTTGTGGCCTTCCTGGATGCCTTTAACCACGTCCTGATAGTCAGTTTTCAGCTCATAAGGAGGATCGATTAAAATCAGGCCACGGCGTGAGTGCGGTGGCAACTTCGATTTCAGCTGCTGATAACCATCGGCCTTTTCAGTGCGCGCGCGGTTATCTTTCAGAAACTCATTGCGCAGCATTGGAAAATCACTGGAGTGCAGTTCCGTCATCTGCAGTTTGTCATCTTCACGCAGCAGGTGGCGGGCAATCAGCGGCGAACCCGGATAAAAACGCAGGTTACCGTTTTTATTCAGCGCTTTTACCGCATCGATATAAGGCAGCAGCGTTTCCGGCAGATCGTCCTGTTGCCAGATGCGCGCAATGCCTTCCAGATATTCGCCGGTGCGCTCTGCATGCTCACCGCTCAGCTGATAGCGTCCGGCACCCGCATGGGTGTCGAGATAGAGAAAAGGTTTCTCTTTCTCTTTCAGTGCTTCGATGATCAGACTTTGTACGGTGTGCTTAAGAACGTCAGCATGGTTGCCGGCGTGAAAACTGTGGCGATAACTCAACATAACTTTGGTGATATCCGGTGCGTTCCTGACGAAGCAGGAGAGGGGCGATAGCTGCGCAGACGATGCGGGCGCGTATATGGCGATAGTATACCTGGAAGAGAGAAAAATTGCTGAAAAGTCGACAGGGGTTTTTTATCAGGCTGCTTATGTTGTCGCCAACTCGACCGACGACCATTGATTTTCGCTACACTTAACCGCATGTTAATCAGATTGCCAGATTGCGCGCAAAGCAGCGCCACTCAC contains the following coding sequences:
- the sctJ gene encoding type III secretion system inner membrane ring lipoprotein SctJ, whose protein sequence is MTLLATLLLISGCKEEALLNGLNQNQANEVVALLQKNNIEARKRNIAKSGYSVYVGLRDFSAAVDLTTIYDLPSKPRVEIAEMFPSDALISSPRAEVARIYSAIEQRLEQTLNQISGVVSSRVHVSYDISNTDAEKKGKPMHLAVLLRYDTANNAPANLIADATRLLKNSFSNVDYDNISVVMTPAPDAYQLPPVQTKKDNVQFKMVGLFLGVILTMFIIVYILDKNGLVRKIKINKKV
- the gorA gene encoding glutathione-disulfide reductase, which gives rise to MTRHYDYLAIGGGSGGIASINRAAMYGQKCALIEAKDLGGTCVNVGCVPKKVMWHAAQIAEAIHQYGPDYGFDTTVNQFNWDILVKNRSAYIDRIHASYDNVLGKNKVDVIKGFARFVDAHTVEVNGETITADHILIATGGRPSHPNIPGAEHGIDSDGFFELDALPKRTAVVGAGYIAVEIAGVLNALGSETHLFVRKHAPLRSFDPLIVDTLVEVMNAEGPALHTESIPQAIVKNADGSLTLTLENGKQHTVDCLVWAIGREPATDNLNLQVTGVALNDKGYINVDKFQNTNVKGIYAVGDNTGAVELTPVAVAAGRRLSERLFNNKPDEHLDYSNVPTVVFSHPPIGTVGLSEPQAREQYGDDEVKVYKSSFTAMYTAVTQHRQPCRMKLVCVGKDEKIVGIHGIGYGMDEMLQGFAVALKMGATKKDFDNTVAIHPTGSEEFVTMR
- a CDS encoding PAAR domain-containing protein, whose product is MYEAARIGDDIGHSDALAGMLAGTLVGGLIATAGGIAAGALLVAASLAVGYLAVEAAESARSEMSENGRGRVRKRGTIRSGSPDVFINGRSAAIAGGSDKACT
- a CDS encoding winged helix-turn-helix domain-containing protein, with product MENYRFSDFTLCGDQVLYHKDRIVTVPPKEMAVLLLLVKHAGEVITKDHIIREVWKGGEVSDESLSRCIYVLRKLLGESSTYRYINTVYGKGYLFVMNVTRVTRQSAKEPPEQKDTLAIFPFVMQDKTLSMIIFDFIINHSAIFEEKGFRFLPAALTVNSNNLTDSFNNLRATGVRYFLTGIELKTGSDTVIKVELIDSALLTVVFRDSVVLSDDNSLNLVRFNNIISLLLHKISHCEKKEFAKALVSANNKLCQIKNNYNNYSFFLFESYKNVDSHSLLLDNYDTVTLCHLAGCYFSLASLGLMKYEKAEEIINVITDKVLVEEPCNALAISMKTLICRDNYTKQKESDFQLAIILSPLSAEVYYYYSCCLVQNQEYDKAQIMTGVALSLNPDFFAAKILYAVILTLSGDAAAAIAYATEMKGRDSSCDIIINCLLAILFSRTEQMDKAVACILEVQHYRDSCAFVGCCYAAVMVKQGGDTLKTLKRLQNMPQKSLPKKSVYWMPLFD
- the rnz gene encoding ribonuclease Z: MELLFLGTCAGTPSRERNVTSIALTLGNSGSGGYWLFDCGEGTQHQMMRSPLKPGKMEKIFITHLHGDHIFGLPGLLTSRSMGGVTEPLTIYGPVGIKAFVDTTLSLSASYVTFPLEIIEISAGEVCDDGQIRVTAWPMSHVIECYGYRIEQHDKPGVLDAARLKADGIPAGNWFQRLKRGETVVLEDGRQVCGWDYLGPSIKGKSLAIFGDTGPTPVASELAANVDVMVHETTLEASMAEKANGRGHSTTVQAANAAKLAGAKRLIATHFSARYGFADSERLLAECRAIFPATELARDFAVFKV
- the sctF gene encoding type III secretion system needle filament subunit SctF; translated protein: MSGNNEVTESWKGFLTEMSAEFDEKVASLNLELQAALEEFKKDSSDPKILAKYQSLASDYQVYRQTQSGVVKSYKDVATSIIANFR
- a CDS encoding 23S rRNA (adenine(2030)-N(6))-methyltransferase RlmJ, with the protein product MLSYRHSFHAGNHADVLKHTVQSLIIEALKEKEKPFLYLDTHAGAGRYQLSGEHAERTGEYLEGIARIWQQDDLPETLLPYIDAVKALNKNGNLRFYPGSPLIARHLLREDDKLQMTELHSSDFPMLRNEFLKDNRARTEKADGYQQLKSKLPPHSRRGLILIDPPYELKTDYQDVVKGIQEGHKRFGTGVFALWYPVVLRQQIKRMCKDLEATGIRNILQIELAVRPDSDQRGMTASGMIVINPPWKLEKQMRDLLPWLHKTLVPAGTGHTSVNMLVPE
- the sctI gene encoding type III secretion system inner rod subunit SctI yields the protein MLTIALEKTGMTQNLSNDMATESLEGLLRQAYTQHVAVEYQDKMAVLTSANDPVKSTDIDEIYQYQLKTSEYNIKISLYSILTRKAVTAVDTLIRA
- a CDS encoding DcrB-related protein — protein: MKTTPQYCRFNHGSVILPEGYQDRTVNVFISEQPAAPGVNISRDILADGETAAAYIDRQLLLLNQQLTDWKLQERQPVWLGDQLLPGECALTNYRYDSR